In Pseudomonas deceptionensis, a single window of DNA contains:
- a CDS encoding efflux RND transporter periplasmic adaptor subunit, with amino-acid sequence MSSDQKPSHKRLMYLGIGGLTLAALLVANGLAARSRHEHAITQWTEAAALPIVSVFQPLQNAHGDTLRLPAHLQAWSKAPIHARVSGYLKSWQTDIGSKVHAGQILAVIDSPDLDQQLAQTRAHMLQEQANARLAATTATRWQNLLASHSVSRQEADEKASNAAAAKANAQAAEADYARLSTLEDYKTIRAPFAGTITARNTDIGQLIKADTDSDIELFDIADTHQLRLYVPVPQNYASVIRPGMQVQLSVPEHPGQTFSARLIGNSAAIDQRSGTLMAQFVALNPGDALMPGDYAEATLSIPADTHGVSIPASALIFRAQGTQVAVLDSAQHVHLQNIHIGLDLGERLVIDQGLKPADTVIDNPPDALREGDAVKLADAGASHAAKA; translated from the coding sequence ATGTCATCTGATCAAAAACCTTCGCACAAGCGCTTGATGTATCTGGGCATCGGCGGCCTGACCCTGGCCGCACTGCTGGTGGCCAACGGCCTGGCGGCGCGCAGCCGCCACGAACACGCGATCACCCAATGGACCGAAGCCGCGGCGCTGCCGATTGTCAGCGTGTTTCAACCCCTGCAAAACGCCCACGGCGACACCCTGCGTTTGCCCGCGCACCTGCAGGCCTGGAGCAAGGCGCCGATCCACGCCCGGGTCAGCGGCTACCTGAAAAGCTGGCAAACCGACATCGGCAGCAAGGTACACGCGGGACAGATACTGGCCGTCATCGACAGCCCGGATCTGGACCAGCAACTGGCGCAAACCCGCGCCCATATGCTGCAGGAACAAGCCAACGCCAGGCTGGCGGCGACCACGGCCACCCGCTGGCAAAACCTGCTGGCCAGTCACTCGGTCTCGCGTCAGGAGGCTGACGAAAAAGCCTCCAATGCCGCCGCAGCCAAGGCCAATGCCCAGGCCGCCGAAGCTGATTACGCACGTCTCTCGACCCTGGAAGACTACAAGACCATTCGCGCGCCCTTTGCAGGGACCATCACTGCCCGCAACACCGACATCGGGCAATTGATCAAGGCCGATACCGACAGCGATATTGAGCTGTTCGACATAGCCGACACCCACCAACTGCGGCTCTACGTACCCGTGCCACAGAACTACGCCAGCGTGATCCGCCCTGGCATGCAGGTACAACTCAGCGTGCCGGAGCACCCGGGGCAAACCTTCAGCGCCAGATTGATCGGCAACTCGGCGGCAATTGATCAACGCTCTGGCACCCTGATGGCCCAGTTCGTAGCCCTCAACCCGGGCGACGCACTGATGCCCGGCGACTATGCCGAGGCCACCCTGTCGATCCCGGCAGACACCCACGGCGTCAGCATCCCGGCCAGTGCGTTGATCTTCCGCGCCCAGGGCACCCAGGTCGCGGTGCTCGACAGCGCGCAGCATGTGCACTTGCAAAACATCCATATCGGCCTCGATTTGGGCGAGCGGCTGGTGATTGATCAGGGCCTCAAGCCCGCCGACACCGTGATCGACAACCCGCCTGACGCCCTGCGCGAAGGCGACGCGGTAAAACTTGCCGACGCGGGAGCCTCCCATGCAGCCAAGGCTTAA
- a CDS encoding efflux RND transporter permease subunit — MLGLVKTALHKPYTFIVLAIFICIIGPLAAVRTPTDVFPDIGIPVVAVVWQYTGLAPADMAGRVIYTYERSLSTTVNDIEHIESQSLPGMGIVKIFFQPGVDIRTANAQVTAVSQTVLKQMPPGITPPLILNYSASTVPILQLAFSSPTLSEAKIRDLVQNNIRLPLSALPGLAMPTPMGGKQRQITLDLDPQALAAKGLSAQDVGAALAAQNQIIPVGTAKLGTYEYTVLLNNSPKAIDELNDLPIKTVDGALITIGQVAHVRDGSPPQTNIVRVDGHRAVLMPALKNGTISTLSIVDGIRAMLPRINETLPPSLKTSLLGDASVFVKQSVASVAQEGIIAALLTSAMILLFLGSWRSTLIIAVSIPLAVLSAIALLALSGQTLNVMTLGGLALAVGILVDDATVTIENINWHLEQGKSVRDAILDGARQIVGPAFVSLLCICIVFVPMFMLQGIAGYLFRPMALSVIFAMGSSFILSRTLVPTLAMFLLKPHVPEQGTGHHPEDAYINHHEGDQHTKQHSAPVRALLSFQQGFERRFSAVRDAYYGVLELALAHRKRFLLGFMACVLASFALLPSLGQDFFPATDAGALALHVRLPLGTRIEESAAAFDRIESRIREIIPADQLDTVIDNIGIPLSGIDMAYSSSGTIGPQDGDIQVTLKADHSPTADYVKRLREALPESFPGTQFAFMPADISTQILNFGAPAPLDVKISGHDDAANRAYALELQRRLQHVPGIADLRIQQSVGYPSLQVNVDRLRANGLGITERDVTNSMVASLAGSSQVAPTFWLNPQNGVSYGVVAATPQYRLDSLPALEALPVTGSNGQSQILGALATISRVQSPAVVSHYNIQPTLDLYANIQGRDLGSVAADVQKVIDGAADLRPKGAIISLHGQIDALHEAFSGLSFGLLGAVVLIYLLIVVNFQSWVDPFVIITALPAALAGIVWMLFLSGTSLSVPALTGAILCMGVATANSILVVSFCRERLAEHGDALKAALEAGYTRFRPVCMTALAMMIGMLPLALSEEQNAPLGRAVIGGLMLATVATLLFVPVVFSLVHGRGKKRAAAGSSVGETSHVI, encoded by the coding sequence ATGCTCGGGCTGGTAAAGACCGCACTGCACAAGCCCTACACGTTTATCGTGCTGGCGATTTTCATCTGCATCATTGGGCCGCTGGCGGCTGTGCGCACCCCCACGGATGTGTTCCCTGACATTGGTATTCCCGTGGTCGCCGTGGTGTGGCAATACACTGGCCTGGCGCCTGCCGATATGGCGGGCCGGGTGATTTATACCTACGAGCGTTCGCTCAGTACCACGGTCAACGACATCGAACATATCGAGTCGCAGTCCTTGCCTGGCATGGGCATCGTGAAAATCTTCTTTCAACCCGGCGTCGATATCCGTACCGCCAACGCGCAAGTGACCGCGGTGTCACAAACCGTGCTCAAGCAGATGCCTCCGGGGATTACCCCGCCGCTGATTCTTAACTACAGCGCGTCCACGGTGCCGATCCTGCAATTAGCGTTTTCCAGCCCCACACTCTCGGAAGCCAAAATCCGCGACCTGGTGCAGAACAATATCCGGCTGCCCCTCAGCGCACTGCCGGGCCTGGCCATGCCGACGCCCATGGGCGGCAAGCAACGCCAGATCACCCTCGACCTCGACCCCCAGGCACTGGCGGCCAAAGGTCTTTCGGCCCAGGACGTCGGCGCGGCGCTGGCGGCGCAAAACCAGATCATCCCGGTGGGCACGGCCAAGCTCGGCACTTATGAGTACACGGTGCTGCTCAACAACAGCCCCAAAGCCATCGATGAGCTGAACGACTTGCCGATCAAGACGGTCGACGGCGCGCTGATCACCATCGGCCAGGTGGCCCACGTACGTGACGGTTCGCCGCCGCAAACCAATATCGTGCGGGTTGACGGTCACCGAGCGGTGCTGATGCCGGCGTTGAAGAACGGCACTATCTCGACCCTGTCCATCGTCGACGGCATTCGCGCAATGTTGCCGCGCATCAATGAAACCTTGCCGCCGTCCCTCAAAACCTCCTTGCTGGGCGACGCTTCGGTGTTCGTCAAACAGTCGGTCGCAAGCGTGGCGCAGGAAGGGATCATTGCCGCCCTGCTCACCAGCGCCATGATTTTGCTGTTCCTTGGCAGCTGGCGCTCGACCCTGATTATCGCGGTGTCGATCCCGCTGGCGGTACTGTCGGCCATCGCCCTGCTGGCGCTCAGCGGGCAAACCCTCAACGTCATGACCCTGGGCGGGCTGGCGTTGGCGGTGGGGATTCTGGTGGACGATGCCACGGTGACCATCGAAAACATCAACTGGCACCTCGAACAGGGCAAGTCGGTACGCGATGCGATTCTCGACGGGGCCAGGCAGATTGTCGGCCCGGCATTCGTGTCACTGCTGTGCATCTGCATCGTGTTTGTACCGATGTTCATGTTGCAGGGGATTGCCGGTTACCTGTTCCGTCCGATGGCGCTGTCGGTGATTTTCGCCATGGGCAGCTCGTTCATTCTGTCCCGTACTCTGGTGCCGACCCTGGCGATGTTTCTGCTCAAGCCACATGTACCCGAGCAAGGTACCGGGCATCACCCGGAAGATGCCTACATCAACCATCACGAGGGCGATCAACACACCAAACAGCACTCGGCCCCGGTGCGCGCCTTGCTGAGTTTTCAGCAAGGGTTCGAGCGCCGTTTCTCGGCGGTACGCGATGCCTATTACGGGGTGTTGGAGCTGGCACTGGCCCATCGCAAACGCTTTCTGCTGGGTTTCATGGCCTGCGTGCTGGCCTCGTTTGCGTTGCTGCCGAGCCTGGGCCAGGACTTCTTCCCGGCCACCGATGCCGGGGCTCTGGCCCTGCATGTGCGGTTGCCATTGGGTACTCGTATCGAAGAAAGCGCCGCCGCATTCGACAGAATCGAGTCACGCATCCGCGAGATCATTCCTGCCGACCAACTGGATACCGTCATCGACAACATCGGAATTCCGTTGAGTGGCATCGACATGGCCTACAGCAGTAGCGGCACTATCGGCCCGCAGGACGGCGATATTCAGGTCACGCTCAAGGCGGATCACAGCCCCACCGCCGATTACGTGAAACGCCTGCGCGAAGCCCTGCCCGAGAGCTTCCCCGGTACCCAATTTGCCTTTATGCCGGCGGACATCAGCACCCAGATCCTCAACTTCGGCGCCCCGGCCCCGCTGGACGTGAAAATCTCCGGGCACGACGACGCTGCCAACCGTGCCTATGCACTGGAACTGCAACGGCGCTTGCAGCATGTGCCGGGGATTGCCGACCTGCGGATTCAACAGTCGGTGGGCTACCCGTCGCTGCAAGTCAACGTCGATCGCCTGCGGGCCAATGGCCTGGGGATTACCGAACGCGACGTGACCAACAGCATGGTCGCGTCCCTGGCGGGGAGCTCTCAAGTGGCACCGACCTTCTGGCTCAACCCGCAAAACGGCGTGTCTTATGGCGTGGTTGCCGCCACCCCGCAATACCGTCTGGACAGCCTGCCAGCACTGGAAGCCTTGCCCGTGACCGGCAGCAACGGCCAGTCGCAGATCCTTGGCGCGCTGGCAACCATCAGCCGGGTACAGAGCCCGGCGGTGGTCAGCCACTACAACATCCAGCCCACGCTGGACCTGTACGCCAACATTCAGGGCCGTGACCTGGGTTCAGTGGCCGCCGATGTACAAAAGGTGATTGATGGGGCAGCCGATCTGCGGCCCAAAGGCGCGATCATCAGTCTGCATGGCCAGATCGACGCCCTGCATGAAGCCTTCAGTGGCTTGAGCTTCGGCTTGCTGGGTGCGGTGGTGCTGATCTACCTGCTGATCGTGGTCAACTTCCAGTCCTGGGTCGATCCGTTCGTGATCATCACCGCCCTGCCCGCCGCCTTGGCCGGGATCGTGTGGATGCTGTTCCTCAGTGGCACATCGCTGTCGGTGCCGGCCTTGACCGGGGCCATCCTGTGCATGGGCGTGGCCACGGCCAACTCGATTCTGGTGGTGAGTTTTTGCCGCGAACGGCTGGCCGAGCATGGCGACGCACTCAAAGCCGCACTCGAAGCGGGCTACACACGCTTCAGACCGGTGTGCATGACCGCGCTGGCAATGATGATCGGCATGTTGCCGCTGGCCTTGTCAGAAGAACAAAACGCCCCGCTGGGACGCGCCGTGATTGGCGGTCTGATGCTGGCCACCGTTGCCACCCTGCTGTTCGTGCCCGTGGTGTTCAGCCTGGTGCACGGTCGGGGAAAAAAACGCGCTGCTGCTGGATCTTCTGTTGGAGAAACGTCTCATGTCATCTGA
- the mapR gene encoding GntR family transcriptional regulator MpaR (MapR regulates genes involved in Pseudomonas quinolone signal (PQS) production and anthranilate metabolism) produces MKRYEKFADDIAELIRSGVLGPGQRVPSVRYASQTYGVSPSTVFQAYYLLERRGLIRAKPRSGYFVNVHAPTPFSEPVFSSHVTESTQVDVSALVFSVLDSIKDPHTVPFGSAFPSPMLFPLQRLARSMATASREMDPRMVVTDMSPGNPQLRRQIALRYMVGGLMLPMEELLITNGALEALNLCLQAVTEPGDLVAIEAPAFYACLQVLERLKLKAVEIPVHPRDGIDLGVLAQTLERHPIKAVWCMTSFQNPIGATMPEAKKQALVELLRGHQVPLIEDDVYAELYYGQHAPKPAKAFDTEGLVMHCGSFAKSLAPGYRIGWVAAGRYAQKIERLKLMTSLCASMPAQAAIADYLQHGGYDRHLRKLRYALEEQQSAMLAAIARYFPAQTRVSQPSGGYFLWLELPEQMDSLKLFQMALAQGISIAPGPIFSATQRFRNCIRLNYGSPWDEASEKAMETLGKIVRSF; encoded by the coding sequence ATGAAACGCTACGAAAAATTCGCCGACGATATTGCTGAACTGATCCGCTCAGGGGTGCTCGGGCCCGGTCAGCGCGTGCCTTCGGTGCGCTATGCCAGCCAGACCTATGGCGTCAGCCCCTCGACGGTGTTTCAGGCCTATTACCTGCTGGAGCGTCGAGGCCTGATTCGGGCCAAGCCGCGTTCGGGCTATTTCGTCAATGTGCATGCGCCTACCCCTTTTTCCGAACCGGTGTTCAGCAGCCATGTCACCGAGTCCACCCAGGTGGATGTCAGCGCCCTGGTTTTTTCGGTGCTGGACTCGATCAAAGACCCCCACACGGTACCGTTCGGCTCGGCCTTCCCCAGCCCGATGCTGTTTCCGCTGCAACGTCTGGCCCGCTCGATGGCCACCGCCAGCCGGGAAATGGACCCGCGCATGGTGGTCACCGACATGTCCCCCGGCAACCCGCAGCTGCGGCGGCAAATCGCCCTGCGCTACATGGTCGGCGGGTTGATGCTGCCCATGGAGGAACTGCTGATTACCAATGGCGCGCTGGAGGCCCTGAACCTGTGCCTGCAAGCCGTCACCGAGCCCGGCGACCTGGTGGCCATCGAAGCCCCTGCGTTTTACGCCTGCCTGCAAGTGCTGGAACGGCTCAAGCTCAAGGCGGTGGAGATCCCGGTGCATCCCCGTGATGGCATCGACCTCGGGGTGCTGGCACAAACCCTCGAGCGTCATCCGATCAAAGCCGTGTGGTGCATGACCAGCTTTCAGAACCCCATTGGCGCGACCATGCCCGAGGCCAAGAAGCAGGCCCTGGTCGAGCTGCTGCGCGGCCATCAGGTACCGTTGATTGAAGACGATGTGTACGCCGAGCTGTATTACGGCCAGCACGCGCCGAAGCCGGCCAAGGCGTTTGATACCGAAGGGCTGGTAATGCATTGCGGCTCGTTTGCCAAAAGCCTGGCACCGGGTTACCGCATTGGCTGGGTGGCTGCGGGGCGTTACGCGCAGAAAATCGAGCGGCTCAAGCTGATGACGTCGCTGTGCGCGTCGATGCCGGCCCAGGCCGCCATCGCAGACTACTTGCAGCACGGCGGTTACGACCGTCACCTGCGCAAACTGCGCTATGCGCTGGAGGAGCAACAGAGCGCAATGCTGGCCGCGATTGCCCGCTACTTCCCGGCCCAGACCCGGGTCAGCCAGCCTTCGGGCGGCTACTTCCTGTGGCTGGAACTGCCCGAGCAAATGGACTCGCTCAAGTTGTTCCAGATGGCCCTGGCCCAAGGCATCAGCATAGCGCCGGGGCCGATCTTCTCGGCCACCCAACGCTTTCGCAATTGCATCCGCCTGAACTACGGCAGCCCGTGGGACGAGGCCAGTGAGAAAGCCATGGAAACCCTGGGCAAGATTGTGCGTTCGTTTTAG